In Puniceicoccus vermicola, a single window of DNA contains:
- a CDS encoding pilus assembly FimT family protein, producing MITRNRKAIHCQGFTIMEMMLVVFVLGLIMMMSMGFFVESFKATFVSEQKNMINGDIRTLTSQLAEAAKEANFTVLYKSYSSEDRDKSEDRMLDGNSGDFIVFGFQEEPDLSTSINAPIPIMRITGYYRAPMDPNDPTSEGPVRSFDTDQDFNYHASGAPLLSPIDPLNPPTLEKILEELYPEATIGNNREVVEMSEGLADKRLFYNFGKSTIMVNGKIIHGVDAKRVTDTYNFTISTRR from the coding sequence ATGATCACGAGGAACAGAAAAGCTATTCACTGCCAAGGGTTCACCATCATGGAGATGATGCTGGTGGTCTTTGTCCTCGGCCTCATCATGATGATGAGCATGGGCTTTTTCGTCGAATCGTTCAAAGCCACTTTCGTCAGTGAGCAGAAGAATATGATCAACGGCGATATCCGCACCCTCACAAGTCAATTGGCCGAGGCCGCTAAGGAAGCGAATTTCACGGTCCTCTACAAAAGTTATTCATCCGAGGACCGGGATAAGTCCGAAGACCGTATGCTGGACGGGAACTCCGGCGATTTCATCGTGTTTGGATTTCAGGAGGAGCCCGATCTCTCCACCTCCATCAACGCACCGATCCCCATCATGCGAATCACGGGATATTATCGCGCCCCGATGGACCCCAACGACCCAACCAGCGAAGGACCGGTCCGCAGTTTCGATACGGATCAGGATTTCAACTATCACGCCTCTGGCGCCCCCCTGCTCAGCCCGATTGACCCACTAAATCCTCCGACACTGGAAAAAATTCTCGAGGAACTTTATCCCGAAGCAACCATCGGCAACAACCGAGAGGTGGTCGAAATGTCCGAAGGTCTCGCGGACAAGCGCCTCTTCTACAACTTTGGCAAGTCGACGATCATGGTGAACGGCAAGATCATCCACGGCGTCGATGCCAAACGAGTCACCGACACCTATAATTTCACCATCTCTACCCGCCGATGA
- a CDS encoding type IV pilus modification PilV family protein, which yields MKHRSNRRQGMSLIETMIAMVIFMMLALGLTSAVIQSQQIAQNNIIRNTVFTIAQGYLEQIKSLSLSEIRLSLADPSGTPLPTMSISALQVGNIEKADPIYLDGPDRKLAGESDGSNFREVLVDLKEDPNTGDLREIVMQAWFDINIDEVENRSHSYSITVNFEAKLRGANRGGIRGELKGIRADLNESAIP from the coding sequence CGATGATCGCTATGGTCATCTTCATGATGCTTGCCTTAGGCCTGACAAGCGCAGTGATCCAGTCGCAGCAGATCGCCCAAAATAACATCATTCGAAACACCGTCTTCACGATCGCGCAGGGCTATCTCGAGCAGATTAAATCACTCAGTCTCAGTGAAATCCGTCTCTCCCTCGCCGACCCCTCTGGCACCCCTCTCCCCACGATGAGCATTTCCGCACTGCAAGTCGGCAACATCGAGAAAGCCGATCCCATCTACCTCGACGGACCCGACCGGAAACTCGCAGGAGAGTCAGACGGAAGCAATTTTCGCGAGGTTTTGGTCGACCTCAAAGAGGATCCAAACACCGGAGACCTCCGTGAAATCGTCATGCAGGCTTGGTTTGACATCAACATCGACGAGGTCGAGAACCGCTCCCACTCCTACTCGATCACCGTGAACTTTGAAGCCAAACTCCGTGGAGCCAATCGAGGTGGAATCCGCGGAGAGCTCAAAGGAATTCGCGCCGACCTCAATGAATCTGCCATTCCATGA